The DNA segment CCAGCAAAATGCGGCCTTGGTTGAACAATCCGCTTCCGCTGCCAGCGCCCTTGAAGATCAGGCCGATCGTTTAAATCAAACCGTTGCGGTCTTCAAACTCGCCACGTCAGGTTCAGCGCCCGAGAAAATTCGAGTACAGCCACAGGCGGTAGCTGCGCCAAAATTGAAAGCCGTTGCCGATGATAATGGTGAGAATTGGGATAGCTTTTAAGGTGCAGAGTACATCGATTTTAAGTAAATCGATTTTAAATTCGGCCTAACTATCTCGCGATAAAACTCCGCCCAACGATGAATACCGAGTTTCATCTATCTTCCACAGATGTGCGACCAAACTCGATACAAACCGGCGGGCGGAATTTTACCTAGCAACGTATACGCTAAGGAATGCCTTATCCTTTTCTCGGGATCAGCTTCCCAACGCCACTCACCACCAGTAATACAATCGCCCCAGCGATAACCCCAAACACGAGATTAAGCAGCGTAGGGCCAAGGCCAGCAATCACGGTACCAACCGTTGGCAGGTCAGCTCCACTTTCAGCTAAATGTTCGAAGTAGTGATGCACCCACGGTAAACCGTGAACGATAATCCCACCGCCCACCATAAACATCGCCGCCGTACCCACTACGGAGAGGATCTTCATCAAGTACGGTGCAGCATCAACGATCCAACCGCCCAGTTTTTGAACCAATGCCGAGCTTTTTTTGCTCATCCACAGGCCTAAATCATCAAGCTTCACAATGCCTGCCACGATGCCATAAACGCCCAGCGTCATCACAATGGCAATCCCACTGAGGACGATCACCTGCTGGATAAACGGGGCAGCGGCGACCGTGCCGAGCGTAATCGCTACAATTTCGGCGGAGAGAATAAAATCAGTGCGTATGGCTCCTTTGACCTTAGCCTTTTCGTAGGCGCGTAGATCGTCGGGCACTTTCTCTTCGGCTTTTGGCTGATGTTTTTCCTCTTTGCCGTGCAACACTTTATGCGCCAGTTTCTCAAAACCTTCGTAGCACAAAAATGCGCCACCCAGCATCAGCAAAGGCGTAATCGCCCACGGTGCAAAAGCACTGATCAACAAGGCGAGCGGTACTAAAATCACCTTATTGAGCAAGGATCCCTTTGCCACCGCCCATACCACCGGCAGTTCTCGGTCAGCTGAAACGCCAGTGACCTGCTCCGCGTTTAAGGCTAAATCATCCCCTAAAACCCCTGCGGTTTTGCGGGCTGCCATTTTGCTCATCAGCGCTACGTCGTCTAACACTGAGGCAATATCATCTAATAACGTTAGTAAGCTACCACCAGCCACATTGAAATCCTTAAGCTTTAATCACTGAGATAATGATAGGGGTTAGGGGGAAAAATGTCGCGTTAATCTCAAGACCCGCTTTATGCATAAAAAAACGGCAGGGGTTTTAGCCCCTGCCGTTTTTATCGTGCGACGGAAAACCGTAAGCACCAGATAGTGTTTAAAAACTATTTATTATCAGCAACCTGTACACTGCCATGCAGGCCTCTCTGCTTTTTATAGCTCAGCGCCGCCGCAGGAACCGGCGATGCTTTACCGGTTAACATCCAATCTCGCAGGCGATTAGCATCGGCAAAATGAGTATATTTTCCGAAAGCATCCAGTACTACCAGCGCCACCTGACGGCCACCGATAGTGGTACGCATCGCCAAGCAATGACCGGCCTGATTCGTAAAGCCGGTCTTAGTCAGTTGGATTGCCCATTTATCATTACGCACCAAGTGGTTGGTATTGTTAAATGTTTCGGTATAAACCGGGTTTGAGAACGTCACCGACTTGGTTTCTGTGGTGCTCAACTCGCTAATCAACGGGTAGTTTTTGCTCGCCGTCAGCAGCTTGGTTAAATCTCTCGCCGTGGATACGTTGTTCACAGAAAGTCCAGTGGGTTCAACGTAGCGGGTATGCGTCATTCCTAGCGAACGCGCTTTAGCATTCATTGCTTTAATAAAGGCGTTGTAGCCGCCCGGATAATGATGGGCAAGGCTTGCCGCAGCGCGGTTTTCCGAAGACATAAGCGCCATTAACATCATTTGACGACGGCTGACCTCACTTCCCACACGCACCCGAGAAAAAACGCCTTTCAGCTCTTTGGTATTGTGGATATCGACCGAAATCACTTCATCCATCGCAGGTTTGGCATCTAACGCCACCATTGCCGTCATCAGTTTAGTGATTGAAGCAATAGGAACCTGCACGTCTGGGTTACTCGAATAAATGACGCTATGGGTTTTTAAATCCACCACCATTGCACTGCCTGACGCTAATACCAAAGAAGAGGCATTATGCGTTGTTGGCGCGTTCTCACTTGCGAGCACGTTTGGAACGCTGGCCACGCTGCTGCCTAAAAGCAACAGGCTTAATAAAGAATATCGGAGTTTTACAGGCATGATCACGTATCAATCAAATGTTCGATAACACCGAGGGCAGCATAAAATAGTGTGCTTAAATCCCCGGAACGCTGCTTGCCGCGCCACACAAGGGATGTAGGCC comes from the Hafnia alvei genome and includes:
- a CDS encoding DUF808 domain-containing protein, whose translation is MAGGSLLTLLDDIASVLDDVALMSKMAARKTAGVLGDDLALNAEQVTGVSADRELPVVWAVAKGSLLNKVILVPLALLISAFAPWAITPLLMLGGAFLCYEGFEKLAHKVLHGKEEKHQPKAEEKVPDDLRAYEKAKVKGAIRTDFILSAEIVAITLGTVAAAPFIQQVIVLSGIAIVMTLGVYGIVAGIVKLDDLGLWMSKKSSALVQKLGGWIVDAAPYLMKILSVVGTAAMFMVGGGIIVHGLPWVHHYFEHLAESGADLPTVGTVIAGLGPTLLNLVFGVIAGAIVLLVVSGVGKLIPRKG
- the pbpG gene encoding D-alanyl-D-alanine endopeptidase, encoding MPVKLRYSLLSLLLLGSSVASVPNVLASENAPTTHNASSLVLASGSAMVVDLKTHSVIYSSNPDVQVPIASITKLMTAMVALDAKPAMDEVISVDIHNTKELKGVFSRVRVGSEVSRRQMMLMALMSSENRAAASLAHHYPGGYNAFIKAMNAKARSLGMTHTRYVEPTGLSVNNVSTARDLTKLLTASKNYPLISELSTTETKSVTFSNPVYTETFNNTNHLVRNDKWAIQLTKTGFTNQAGHCLAMRTTIGGRQVALVVLDAFGKYTHFADANRLRDWMLTGKASPVPAAALSYKKQRGLHGSVQVADNK